In a single window of the Hypanus sabinus isolate sHypSab1 chromosome 15, sHypSab1.hap1, whole genome shotgun sequence genome:
- the LOC132405472 gene encoding proheparin-binding EGF-like growth factor yields the protein MRIWFAATLLVLAAVSCNPAVGAAIDGYDSEVTRSRRRGEKDILTILEGVLEQEPTTQTVERPPADRVFDNSQAAFYKSAENSTVTDEGKRKGKRERKNKRGKRKGKKNPCYRKYKDFCIHGECQYIRHIKEVACRCFSGYEGIRCGTFILAVEHPKDPNDNTTTLAIVAVVLSSLSLTVILVLLVLGYHRRVASYDVKNEEKIKLGNNNTH from the exons ATGAGGATTTGGTTCGCAGCGACGCTCCTTGTTCTCGCCGCAG TTTCTTGCAACCCTGCGGTGGGAGCGGCGATCGATGGCTACGACAGTGAAGTCACTCGGAGCCGCAGAAGGGGAGAGAAGGATATTCTGACCATCCTAGAAGGGGTGCTTGAGCAGGAACCAACTACACAGACAGTGGAGCGCCCACCAGCTGACCGAGTTTTCGACAACTCGCAAG CGGCCTTTTATAAATCTGCGGAAAATTCGACTGTGACCGATGAGGGGAAGCGCAAAGGGAAACGTGAAAGAAAAAACAAACGTGGCAAGAGAAAGGGTAAAAAAAACCCATGCTACAGAAAGTACAAGGATTTCTGCATCCATGGGGAATGCCAGTACATACGGCACATTAAGGAGGTAGCATGCAG ATGTTTCTCTGGATATGAAGGAATAAGGTGTGGTACTTTCATTTTAGCTGTGGAACATCCAAAAGATCCAAATGACAACACAACTACTCTGGCAATTGTAGCAGTGGTCCTTTCATCTCTAAGTCTGACAGTAATCCTTGTTCTTCTAGTTCTAGG ATATCACAGACGAGTTGCCAGCTATGATGTAAAAAATGAAGAAAAGATTAAACTTGGAAATAATAACACTCATTAA